A window of the Streptomyces luomodiensis genome harbors these coding sequences:
- a CDS encoding DUF998 domain-containing protein → MTKDTTVRSTVRRAKPPTNAQEHSNADGPQPQRRLAGALLVAGPVIFLLGEFVSAAAWTDPAYSYTYDFISDLGVHGPSTLFGQYMYSPLAWVMNAGFFLFGITILAGVVTLRDLAHRRRWAMLVPAALLAAGGVLLALYPGSGEALKDGTGEYHSLGAFAGFTGGNVLAIVLGRRWQRIGVSARMGRALITVGVIGLISMLLYLAVIVTSGDNVIGIIGLIERGAVHPFLIGLVCAGAAIWKRNNTSAPPSITVGTAS, encoded by the coding sequence ATGACCAAAGACACGACCGTGCGCTCCACCGTGCGGCGCGCGAAGCCACCGACGAACGCGCAGGAGCACAGCAACGCGGACGGACCCCAGCCTCAACGCCGCCTGGCGGGAGCGCTGCTGGTCGCCGGACCAGTGATCTTCCTGCTGGGGGAGTTCGTCTCCGCCGCCGCGTGGACCGATCCCGCCTACAGCTACACCTACGACTTCATCAGCGACCTGGGTGTCCACGGGCCGTCGACCCTGTTCGGCCAGTACATGTACTCGCCGCTGGCCTGGGTGATGAACGCCGGATTCTTCCTCTTCGGGATCACCATCCTGGCCGGGGTGGTCACTTTGCGGGACCTGGCCCACAGGCGCCGGTGGGCCATGCTCGTCCCCGCTGCGCTGCTGGCTGCGGGCGGCGTGCTGCTCGCGCTGTATCCCGGATCGGGCGAGGCTCTCAAGGACGGCACCGGTGAGTACCACAGCCTGGGCGCCTTCGCCGGGTTCACCGGCGGCAACGTGCTGGCCATCGTCCTCGGACGCCGCTGGCAGCGCATCGGCGTCTCCGCCCGCATGGGCCGAGCGTTGATCACGGTCGGCGTGATCGGTCTGATCTCGATGCTGCTCTACCTCGCCGTGATCGTCACTTCTGGCGACAACGTCATCGGGATCATCGGCCTCATCGAACGCGGCGCCGTCCACCCGTTCCTCATCGGCCTCGTGTGCGCCGGAGCCGCGATCTGGAAACGCAACAACACCTCCGCACCGCCGTCCATCACAGTAGGCACGGCGAGCTGA
- the glp gene encoding molybdotransferase-like divisome protein Glp, whose translation MSSTAARAADRGPDQDRVWTVAEHLDDILGHVHPLEPIELQLLDAQGCVLVEDVTVPGALPPFDNSSMDGYAVRTADVAAATEDHPAVLTVIGDIAAGSGDLPVVGPGEAARIMTGAPIPPGGQAVVPVEWTDGGLDSGPVTHMPARGSDPHGGSGRVRVFRPATEGRHIRTRGSDADAGELALRAGTVLGAPQIGLLAALGRATVKVRPRPRVVVLSTGSELVQPGEEAGPGRIHDSNSFQLTAAAREAGAIAYRVGAVADDAATLRAAVEDQLVRADIVVTSGGVSVGAYDVVKEAMHEVHFRKLAMQPGKPQGFGLVGPENTPLIALPGNPVSSYVSFELFVRPAIRTLLGGDDIHRTVEQAVCPQGVASSPRDRRQFLRGWYEPATTDGPATVTPVGGAGSHLIKAMAHANALIVVPEGVAEVAPGAEVDVVLLA comes from the coding sequence TTGAGCAGCACCGCAGCACGGGCCGCCGATCGCGGCCCGGACCAGGACCGGGTCTGGACGGTGGCCGAGCACCTCGACGACATCCTCGGGCACGTCCACCCGCTGGAGCCCATCGAGCTGCAGTTGCTCGACGCCCAGGGCTGCGTCCTGGTGGAGGACGTCACCGTCCCCGGCGCGCTTCCGCCCTTCGACAACAGCTCCATGGACGGCTATGCCGTCCGTACGGCTGACGTCGCGGCCGCGACCGAGGACCATCCCGCGGTGCTGACCGTCATCGGCGACATCGCGGCGGGCAGCGGTGACCTGCCCGTCGTGGGCCCCGGCGAGGCGGCCCGGATCATGACCGGTGCCCCGATCCCGCCCGGCGGCCAGGCCGTCGTCCCCGTCGAGTGGACCGACGGCGGCCTCGACAGCGGGCCGGTCACCCATATGCCCGCACGCGGCTCGGACCCCCACGGCGGAAGCGGCAGGGTGCGCGTCTTCCGCCCGGCGACGGAGGGCCGGCACATCCGCACCCGGGGCAGCGACGCGGACGCGGGCGAGCTCGCGCTGCGCGCCGGCACGGTCCTGGGGGCGCCGCAGATCGGGCTGCTGGCCGCGCTCGGCCGCGCCACGGTGAAGGTGCGGCCCCGGCCGCGGGTGGTCGTGCTCTCCACCGGCAGTGAGCTGGTCCAGCCGGGCGAGGAGGCGGGCCCCGGCCGGATCCACGACTCCAACAGCTTCCAGCTCACCGCCGCCGCCCGGGAGGCCGGCGCGATCGCCTACCGGGTGGGCGCGGTGGCCGACGACGCCGCCACGCTGCGCGCCGCCGTCGAGGACCAGCTGGTCCGCGCCGACATCGTCGTCACCAGCGGCGGGGTCAGCGTCGGCGCGTACGACGTGGTCAAGGAGGCGATGCACGAGGTCCACTTCCGCAAGCTCGCCATGCAGCCCGGCAAGCCCCAGGGCTTCGGCCTCGTCGGTCCGGAGAACACCCCGCTGATCGCCCTGCCCGGCAATCCGGTGAGCTCGTACGTCTCCTTCGAGCTCTTCGTGCGCCCCGCCATCCGCACCCTGCTGGGCGGCGACGACATCCACCGCACCGTCGAGCAGGCGGTCTGCCCCCAGGGCGTCGCCTCCTCGCCCAGGGACCGACGCCAGTTCCTGCGCGGCTGGTACGAGCCCGCCACGACCGACGGCCCGGCCACCGTCACCCCGGTGGGCGGTGCGGGATCGCACCTGATCAAGGCCATGGCCCACGCCAATGCGCTGATCGTCGTCCCCGAAGGCGTCGCCGAGGTAGCCCCCGGCGCCGAGGTGGACGTCGTCCTGCTGGCCTAG
- a CDS encoding MogA/MoaB family molybdenum cofactor biosynthesis protein: MSGSAAPRRALVVTASNRAAAGVYADTGGPLIAEGLAALGFAVDGPRVVPDGDPVEAALRDAVAASYDVVVTTGGTGLTPTDRTPEATRRVLDYEIPGIAEAIRAEGLAKVPTAALSRGLAGVAGTTLVVNLPGSTGGVRDGLTVLGRLLVHAVDQIHGGDHRRPAGQAGAADPAGVADRSGPAGSAR, encoded by the coding sequence ATGAGCGGCTCAGCGGCGCCGCGCCGCGCCCTGGTCGTCACCGCCTCCAACCGCGCCGCCGCCGGGGTCTACGCCGACACCGGGGGCCCGCTGATCGCCGAGGGCCTGGCCGCCCTCGGCTTCGCCGTGGACGGCCCGCGGGTGGTACCCGACGGCGATCCGGTGGAGGCCGCCCTGCGGGACGCCGTGGCGGCCTCGTACGACGTCGTGGTGACCACCGGGGGCACCGGCCTCACCCCCACCGACCGCACCCCGGAGGCCACCCGCCGCGTCCTGGACTACGAGATCCCCGGGATCGCGGAGGCCATCCGGGCCGAGGGGCTCGCCAAGGTGCCCACCGCCGCGCTCTCCCGGGGGCTGGCCGGGGTCGCCGGCACGACCCTGGTCGTCAATCTGCCCGGCTCCACCGGAGGGGTGCGTGACGGCCTTACGGTGCTCGGCCGCCTCCTGGTCCACGCGGTCGACCAGATCCACGGCGGGGACCACCGCAGACCCGCCGGCCAGGCCGGTGCCGCCGACCCGGCCGGTGTCGCCGATCGCTCGGGGCCGGCCGGGAGCGCACGCTGA
- the sepX gene encoding divisome protein SepX/GlpR codes for MSSSGLIYAVIVGAWAAYLVPMWLRRQDELNEARPTERFSTAIRLLSGRAGMERRYAKSRADLRRPGNPTDDLAERTAEGADAPATGGAPAEPGRYAADPEAVTDAIDVRAFAEPVTLRAPVSMGADTPAEAASAPAAGSAGGARGGAGTGGARGGAGAAGAVRASGGGWSALDRGRRARVLARRRRTTVLLFLAFTLGAIVAAVGGLAFLWAPGIPAILLSAYIAYLRAQERRRFAFTMDQRHAEQAAQRLRERRPRTHPPAEAPSADDGPADPPAPAEAEPAPAPAPSPHAAGRRALVEQTDHAEWVDQERERERGPAAGEGWEPVPVPLPTYVTAPVAPRATGSVDLAAPDAWSSARSSTVDPTSAQDPAPAPDPVATPPRGARDRGRTPLFDQYADEDRPRAANE; via the coding sequence GTGAGCAGCAGTGGCCTCATCTACGCAGTCATCGTCGGGGCCTGGGCCGCCTATTTGGTGCCGATGTGGCTTCGTAGGCAGGACGAGCTCAATGAGGCCCGTCCGACGGAACGCTTCAGCACCGCCATCCGGCTGCTGTCCGGACGGGCGGGCATGGAGCGCCGTTACGCCAAGAGCCGTGCGGACCTCAGGCGCCCCGGGAACCCGACGGATGACCTCGCGGAGCGCACCGCCGAGGGCGCGGACGCCCCCGCCACGGGAGGCGCCCCCGCCGAGCCGGGGCGCTACGCGGCCGATCCGGAAGCGGTGACCGACGCGATCGACGTCCGGGCCTTCGCCGAGCCCGTAACTCTGCGCGCACCCGTCTCCATGGGCGCCGACACCCCCGCCGAGGCGGCGTCGGCACCGGCGGCCGGGAGTGCGGGCGGTGCCCGTGGCGGGGCCGGTACGGGCGGTGCGCGCGGCGGGGCCGGCGCGGCCGGTGCGGTCCGCGCGAGCGGTGGCGGCTGGAGCGCGCTGGACCGCGGACGGCGCGCGCGAGTGCTCGCACGCCGCCGCCGCACCACCGTGCTCCTCTTCCTCGCCTTCACCCTCGGCGCCATCGTCGCGGCCGTCGGCGGCCTCGCCTTCCTGTGGGCCCCGGGCATCCCGGCCATACTGCTCAGCGCCTATATCGCCTACCTCCGCGCCCAGGAGCGCCGCCGCTTCGCCTTCACCATGGACCAGCGCCACGCCGAGCAGGCCGCGCAGCGGCTGCGTGAGCGCCGTCCGCGGACCCATCCGCCCGCCGAGGCCCCCTCCGCCGACGACGGCCCCGCCGACCCGCCCGCCCCCGCCGAGGCCGAGCCCGCGCCCGCACCGGCGCCCTCCCCGCACGCGGCCGGGCGCCGCGCGCTGGTCGAGCAGACCGACCACGCGGAGTGGGTGGACCAGGAGCGCGAGCGCGAGCGGGGCCCGGCCGCCGGGGAGGGCTGGGAGCCGGTGCCCGTCCCGCTGCCCACCTACGTCACCGCGCCCGTCGCCCCGCGCGCCACCGGCAGCGTCGACCTGGCCGCCCCCGACGCCTGGAGCTCCGCCCGCTCCAGCACCGTCGACCCCACCTCGGCCCAGGACCCCGCCCCCGCCCCGGACCCGGTCGCCACCCCACCCCGCGGCGCCCGCGACCGCGGCCGCACCCCCCTCTTCGACCAGTACGCCGACGAGGACCGGCCGCGCGCCGCCAACGAGTGA
- a CDS encoding trypsin-like serine peptidase codes for MPLIRRSTVAAAAMTALLVVSASGCGSGDDKAAATPNSSAASTGQQAKDGIQLPEGVPTSLDDLKKWKEGGWKDWDKWARKAADFANPVIKNFWQPSRMAKAKDSPNTVSAQSAGQNQTATDPEPPAVPAKEVSRPYHQNMAPVGKVFFDSPDGPMVCSGTVVDDPAHPGKSNLVWTAGHCVHSGKQGGWMRNIVFVPSYNDDGLAADQAQTAAQNEVSPYGVWWADWSQTSSEWIADGGETGGVGSAYDFAVLHVKPENGSGKSLEETVGASVPVWFGAPSADQVSSIGAYGYPQAAPYDGAKMFSCTGRPGRLSFSPTSPTMYRIGCTMTGGTSGGGWFVNRDGKTMLVSNSSIGSYGHTWLAGPHLGAEAKGVFDAISEKFAGQG; via the coding sequence ATGCCACTCATACGCCGATCCACCGTGGCGGCCGCGGCCATGACCGCGCTGCTGGTGGTCTCCGCTTCGGGCTGCGGGTCCGGTGACGACAAGGCGGCTGCCACGCCGAACTCCTCGGCCGCGTCCACCGGGCAGCAGGCCAAGGACGGGATCCAGCTGCCGGAAGGCGTCCCGACGAGTCTGGACGACCTGAAGAAGTGGAAGGAGGGCGGCTGGAAGGACTGGGACAAGTGGGCTCGTAAGGCGGCGGATTTCGCCAACCCGGTGATCAAGAACTTCTGGCAGCCGTCCAGGATGGCCAAGGCGAAGGACTCGCCGAACACCGTCTCCGCGCAGAGTGCCGGCCAGAACCAGACGGCCACTGATCCCGAGCCGCCCGCCGTGCCGGCCAAGGAGGTCTCACGGCCGTACCACCAGAACATGGCGCCGGTCGGGAAGGTGTTCTTCGACAGCCCCGACGGGCCGATGGTGTGCTCCGGTACGGTCGTCGACGATCCGGCCCATCCGGGGAAGTCCAACCTGGTGTGGACCGCGGGCCACTGTGTGCACTCCGGCAAGCAGGGCGGCTGGATGCGCAACATCGTGTTCGTGCCCTCGTACAACGACGACGGACTGGCGGCAGATCAGGCTCAGACGGCGGCGCAGAACGAGGTCAGCCCGTACGGCGTGTGGTGGGCAGACTGGTCGCAGACCTCGTCCGAGTGGATCGCGGACGGCGGTGAGACCGGCGGGGTGGGGTCGGCGTACGACTTCGCGGTGCTGCATGTGAAGCCCGAGAACGGCAGCGGCAAGTCGCTGGAGGAGACGGTCGGGGCCTCGGTGCCGGTGTGGTTCGGGGCGCCGTCGGCGGACCAGGTGAGCTCGATCGGCGCCTACGGCTATCCGCAGGCCGCGCCCTACGACGGGGCGAAGATGTTCAGCTGCACCGGCCGGCCCGGCCGGCTGTCGTTCTCGCCCACCTCGCCGACGATGTACCGGATCGGCTGCACGATGACCGGCGGCACCTCGGGCGGCGGCTGGTTCGTCAACCGTGACGGCAAGACGATGCTGGTGTCCAACAGTTCGATCGGCTCGTACGGACACACCTGGCTCGCCGGGCCGCATCTGGGGGCCGAGGCCAAGGGCGTGTTCGACGCCATCAGCGAGAAGTTCGCCGGGCAGGGCTGA
- a CDS encoding oxidoreductase, which produces MLTDDELTAAERALWDAFPEGRWVDLRTGTSEDDDPARGAQWGPERTVRAEVVAALLLGGNTVQSSSVASLRLAGAHVTGCLDLAGADISHLLWLKECRLEQEVSLYAASTRTVRITDSWIPGVRAELARVDGHLDLGGCVMEPGHLSLMNAHVAGELDLDGTLISAPGGWAVWAGGLAMGGGVFCRGFIARGGVRLPGAQLPGGLFMPGARLENPGGVALFADNVTAPVVDMSKGFSAAGVLRIRGARISDLLTLEEATLGGSDMALLGVGMQVGTFDFTLSAPPAGAVDLQGARVAVLHDREQSWPEEVRMDGFVYDSLRPDRTCPQNDVAHRLAWIRRNPGYAPQPYEQLATCYRQAGHDDDARRVLLEKQRHRRRTLKPTGRVWGYLLDATVGYGYRPWLAALWMTALCLLGTLVFSARSPVRTKPGEGDPFSPFVYTIDLLFPIGDFGQRGAWHWTGATQWLSYLLIAVGWLLTTAVVAGVSRTLNRN; this is translated from the coding sequence GTGCTGACCGACGACGAACTGACCGCGGCTGAGCGCGCGTTGTGGGATGCCTTCCCCGAAGGGCGGTGGGTGGATCTGCGTACGGGGACGTCTGAGGACGACGATCCCGCCAGGGGAGCACAGTGGGGACCCGAGCGCACGGTCCGTGCCGAGGTCGTGGCCGCCCTTCTGCTGGGCGGCAACACGGTGCAGTCCAGCAGCGTCGCTTCCCTGCGCCTCGCCGGCGCACACGTCACTGGCTGTCTCGATCTGGCCGGTGCGGACATCAGCCATCTGCTCTGGTTGAAGGAATGCCGGTTGGAGCAGGAGGTCAGTCTCTACGCCGCATCGACGCGCACGGTACGGATCACGGACAGCTGGATTCCCGGAGTCAGGGCCGAACTGGCTCGCGTCGACGGCCACCTCGACCTCGGCGGCTGCGTGATGGAACCGGGCCATCTCTCCCTCATGAACGCTCACGTGGCCGGGGAACTGGACTTGGACGGGACGCTGATATCGGCGCCCGGGGGATGGGCGGTATGGGCTGGGGGCCTGGCCATGGGTGGCGGCGTCTTCTGCCGGGGATTCATCGCGCGGGGCGGGGTACGGCTGCCGGGCGCACAGTTGCCCGGCGGTCTGTTCATGCCGGGCGCACGCCTGGAGAACCCTGGCGGCGTGGCACTGTTCGCGGACAACGTGACAGCCCCAGTGGTGGACATGTCCAAGGGGTTCAGCGCGGCAGGAGTCCTGCGGATCCGGGGCGCTCGGATATCGGACCTGCTGACCCTCGAGGAAGCCACCCTCGGCGGCAGCGACATGGCGCTGCTCGGTGTGGGAATGCAGGTGGGAACCTTCGACTTCACCCTTTCCGCGCCGCCCGCGGGAGCGGTGGACCTTCAGGGTGCCAGGGTCGCCGTTCTGCACGACCGCGAGCAGAGCTGGCCCGAGGAGGTGCGGATGGATGGCTTCGTCTACGACTCCCTCCGCCCCGACAGGACATGCCCGCAGAACGATGTGGCCCACCGCTTGGCGTGGATCCGCAGGAACCCCGGCTATGCCCCGCAGCCGTACGAGCAACTTGCCACCTGTTACCGCCAGGCCGGCCACGACGACGACGCCCGGAGAGTGCTACTGGAGAAGCAACGCCACCGCCGCCGCACCCTGAAGCCAACCGGTCGGGTGTGGGGGTACCTGCTCGATGCCACCGTCGGGTACGGCTATCGCCCCTGGCTGGCCGCCCTGTGGATGACGGCACTCTGCCTGCTCGGCACCCTGGTGTTCAGCGCCCGCTCGCCGGTCCGGACGAAACCAGGAGAGGGAGACCCGTTCAGTCCCTTCGTCTACACCATCGACTTGCTCTTCCCTATCGGTGACTTCGGCCAGCGCGGCGCATGGCACTGGACAGGGGCGACACAATGGCTGTCGTATCTCCTGATCGCCGTCGGCTGGCTCCTCACCACAGCTGTCGTCGCCGGCGTGTCCCGTACTCTCAACAGGAACTGA
- a CDS encoding GDSL-type esterase/lipase family protein, whose amino-acid sequence MNSTLTTPASLDDPAPAAAAWVRTWGAAPQAPDNSVSSVEPFENATLRQVVRISGGGHHVRIRISNECGTAPLTIGAARVALADADGAIQDSSSRAITFGRQSTVTVPAGAPALSDPVDLTVPALSRLAISLYLPGRVHTATCHGTFHTLGWLIPGDATTRTALPTKAAPLPAQALITAVEVQPDTPTQAITVLGDSRVDGIGSTPGTDRRWTDLLAERLHAHGSRTRCVVNQGIGGNRLLTEGIGTAALARFDRDILATPGLGHVVIAVGNDLVFSFAPRNEETAALLAMFPGEPVGVDDIIAAHLQAAARARAHGAKVYAATIAPYGGSDMYTPKGDKAREQINDWIRTSGAFDAVLDFDAVWRDPADPSRIHDDLHMGDHLHGNDAGYAALAESIDLSLFD is encoded by the coding sequence GTGAACAGCACCCTCACCACCCCCGCGAGCCTGGACGATCCCGCCCCCGCCGCAGCTGCGTGGGTGCGCACCTGGGGCGCAGCCCCGCAGGCCCCGGACAACTCCGTCAGCTCCGTCGAGCCCTTCGAGAATGCGACCCTGCGGCAAGTCGTCCGCATCAGCGGCGGCGGACACCACGTGCGCATCCGCATCAGCAACGAGTGCGGCACCGCGCCACTGACCATCGGCGCCGCCCGCGTCGCCCTCGCGGACGCCGACGGCGCGATCCAGGACAGCAGCAGCCGCGCGATCACGTTCGGCCGCCAGTCGACCGTCACCGTACCGGCGGGCGCACCGGCCCTCAGCGACCCCGTCGACCTGACCGTCCCCGCACTGTCACGGCTGGCCATCAGCCTCTACCTGCCCGGCCGCGTGCACACCGCCACGTGCCACGGCACCTTCCACACGCTGGGTTGGCTCATACCCGGCGACGCGACCACGCGCACCGCGCTGCCCACCAAAGCCGCTCCGCTGCCGGCGCAAGCCCTGATCACCGCGGTGGAAGTACAGCCCGACACCCCTACCCAGGCCATCACCGTGCTCGGCGACTCCCGCGTCGACGGCATCGGATCCACCCCCGGCACCGACCGGCGCTGGACCGACCTGCTCGCCGAACGCCTGCACGCGCACGGCAGCCGGACCCGCTGCGTGGTCAACCAGGGCATCGGCGGCAACCGCCTGCTCACCGAGGGCATCGGCACCGCCGCCCTCGCACGCTTCGACCGCGACATCCTCGCCACCCCCGGACTGGGGCATGTGGTGATCGCCGTTGGCAACGACCTCGTCTTCTCCTTCGCCCCGCGCAACGAGGAGACCGCCGCCCTCCTCGCGATGTTCCCCGGCGAGCCCGTCGGCGTGGACGACATCATCGCCGCCCACCTCCAGGCCGCCGCTCGCGCCCGCGCCCACGGCGCGAAGGTCTACGCCGCGACCATCGCCCCCTACGGCGGCTCGGACATGTACACCCCCAAGGGCGACAAGGCGCGCGAGCAGATCAACGACTGGATCCGCACGAGCGGAGCCTTCGACGCAGTCCTCGACTTCGACGCCGTCTGGCGCGACCCCGCCGACCCCAGTCGCATCCACGACGACCTGCACATGGGAGACCACCTCCACGGCAACGACGCCGGCTACGCCGCCCTCGCAGAATCCATCGACCTCTCCCTGTTCGACTGA
- a CDS encoding GNAT family N-acetyltransferase, with product MNIRPIPYDHPDALKLDEEVQAEYVVRYGEGDATPMDAAHFAPPHGLYLLAYDTDGTPVASGGWRSQERGEEGYEDGDAEIKRMFVVRAARGRGLARRILAALEESAREAGRVRMVAETGLEQPEAIGLYTSSGYAPVTKFGLYRFEETSRCYAKPLTDAPPVRP from the coding sequence ATGAATATCCGACCTATTCCCTATGACCACCCCGACGCCCTCAAACTCGACGAGGAAGTGCAGGCGGAGTACGTCGTGCGCTACGGCGAGGGCGATGCGACGCCCATGGACGCGGCCCACTTCGCCCCGCCGCACGGTCTCTACCTCCTCGCCTACGACACGGACGGCACCCCGGTCGCGAGCGGCGGCTGGCGCAGCCAGGAGCGCGGCGAGGAGGGCTACGAGGACGGGGACGCCGAGATCAAGCGGATGTTCGTGGTGCGCGCGGCACGCGGGCGGGGGCTGGCCCGGCGGATCCTGGCGGCGCTGGAGGAGAGCGCGCGGGAGGCTGGCCGGGTGCGGATGGTCGCCGAGACCGGCCTCGAGCAGCCCGAGGCCATAGGGCTCTACACCTCGTCCGGCTACGCGCCGGTGACGAAGTTCGGGCTCTACCGCTTCGAGGAGACCAGCCGCTGCTACGCCAAGCCCCTTACGGACGCGCCGCCCGTAAGGCCATGA
- the moaC gene encoding cyclic pyranopterin monophosphate synthase MoaC, translating to MSSAQDHLTHLDPSGAARMVDVSAKDVTARTARASGRVLVAPRVVELLRGEGLPKGDALATARIAGIMGAKRTPDLIPLCHPLAVSGVTVDLEVADDAVEITATVKTTDRTGVEMEALTAVSVAALTVIDMVKAVDKGAVITDVRVDEKTGGKSGEWSRA from the coding sequence ATGAGCAGCGCCCAGGACCATCTCACCCATCTCGACCCGTCTGGTGCCGCGCGCATGGTCGACGTCTCAGCCAAGGACGTCACCGCGCGCACCGCCCGGGCGAGCGGCCGCGTACTCGTCGCGCCGCGCGTCGTGGAACTGCTGCGCGGCGAGGGCCTCCCCAAGGGCGACGCCCTCGCCACCGCCCGGATCGCGGGCATCATGGGCGCCAAGCGGACCCCGGACCTGATCCCGCTGTGTCATCCGCTCGCGGTGTCGGGCGTCACGGTGGACCTCGAGGTCGCCGATGACGCCGTCGAGATCACCGCCACCGTGAAGACCACGGACCGCACGGGCGTGGAGATGGAGGCCCTGACGGCGGTCTCGGTCGCCGCGCTGACGGTGATCGACATGGTCAAGGCCGTCGACAAGGGGGCCGTCATCACCGACGTACGGGTGGACGAGAAGACGGGCGGCAAGTCCGGCGAGTGGAGCCGGGCATGA
- a CDS encoding TetR/AcrR family transcriptional regulator produces MVDSVPVGRRERKKAATRTAILDAATALFLDRGFDAVTVREIADKADVTPKTVFTHFPHKEALVFSDEGERHERLIAAVRDRAPGTSVSDALKAHYLAEIAALTTEPQSQILALMNGTPSLIDYAEKMWLRHEDALIATLTEEFGLDEPSDEIRFYVRFALQIQLMAAREADPESSVAAGFRFLDQGWAHHNEGRCY; encoded by the coding sequence ATGGTGGATTCAGTGCCCGTAGGGCGGCGTGAGCGCAAGAAGGCCGCTACGCGGACGGCGATCCTGGATGCGGCGACGGCACTCTTCCTCGACCGCGGCTTCGATGCCGTGACGGTGCGCGAGATCGCCGACAAGGCGGATGTGACACCTAAGACGGTCTTCACGCACTTCCCGCACAAGGAAGCGCTCGTCTTCAGTGACGAGGGTGAACGGCACGAGCGGCTCATCGCCGCGGTCCGGGACCGCGCGCCAGGGACCTCGGTCTCTGATGCACTGAAGGCGCATTACCTCGCCGAGATCGCCGCGCTGACGACCGAGCCGCAGAGCCAGATCCTTGCTCTGATGAACGGGACGCCGTCCCTGATCGACTACGCGGAGAAGATGTGGCTACGTCACGAGGACGCGCTGATCGCCACGCTCACCGAGGAGTTCGGGCTCGACGAGCCGAGTGACGAGATCCGCTTCTACGTCCGCTTCGCGCTGCAGATCCAGCTCATGGCTGCGCGTGAGGCGGACCCGGAATCGTCCGTGGCTGCCGGTTTCCGGTTCCTCGACCAGGGCTGGGCGCACCACAACGAGGGCCGGTGCTACTAG
- a CDS encoding GNAT family N-acetyltransferase, giving the protein MNAPWPVVLADGDTVLRPIKLRDQRPWREVNQRNREWLRPWEATIPPPPPGGPVTHRPTFRQMVRHLRAEAHAGRMLPFVIEYQGRLAGQLTVAGITWGSMCSGHVGYWIDQAVAGRGVMPTSVALAVDHCFRTIGLHRIEVCIRPENLPSRRVVEKLGFRQEGLRPRYLHIDGAWRDHLVYALTVEELSEGLLERWHRTRPGASQK; this is encoded by the coding sequence CTGAACGCCCCCTGGCCGGTCGTGCTGGCGGACGGAGACACGGTCCTCCGCCCCATAAAGCTGCGCGACCAGCGTCCCTGGCGTGAGGTCAACCAGCGCAACCGGGAGTGGCTGCGGCCCTGGGAGGCGACCATCCCGCCGCCTCCGCCGGGCGGCCCCGTCACCCACCGGCCGACCTTCCGGCAGATGGTCCGCCATCTGCGGGCCGAGGCGCACGCCGGACGGATGCTGCCGTTCGTCATCGAGTACCAGGGGCGGCTGGCCGGGCAGTTGACGGTCGCCGGGATCACCTGGGGGTCGATGTGCTCCGGCCATGTCGGCTACTGGATCGACCAGGCGGTGGCCGGGCGCGGAGTGATGCCGACCTCGGTCGCGCTCGCCGTCGACCACTGCTTCCGCACCATCGGACTGCACCGCATCGAGGTGTGCATCCGGCCCGAGAACCTGCCCAGCCGCCGGGTGGTGGAGAAACTCGGATTCCGCCAGGAAGGGCTGCGGCCGCGCTATCTCCACATCGACGGCGCATGGCGCGACCACCTGGTCTACGCGCTCACGGTGGAGGAACTGTCCGAGGGGCTCCTGGAGCGGTGGCACCGGACGCGACCAGGCGCATCACAGAAATAA